A window of the Alnus glutinosa chromosome 4, dhAlnGlut1.1, whole genome shotgun sequence genome harbors these coding sequences:
- the LOC133865700 gene encoding dolichyl-diphosphooligosaccharide--protein glycosyltransferase subunit STT3B — protein sequence MAGKADPMNGAVKSGSKESAPAAMPASLKNPDLISYFSLKSLKLKTKQQELLLRVSILCLVYVLAFATRLFSVLRYESMIHEFDPYFNYRTTLYLTRNGFYDFWNWFDSESWYPLGRIVGGTLYPGLMVTAAIIYWILRFLRFAVHIREVCVLTAPFFASNTTLVAYFFGKELWDSGAGLVAAALIAICPGYISRSVAGSYDNEGVAIFALLLTFYMFVKAVNTGSLAWALASAFGYFYMVSAWGGYVFIINLIPLYVLVLLITGRYSMRLYVAYNCMYILGMLLAMQIRFVGFQHVQSGEHMGAMGVFFLMQVFFFLDWVKHLLSDTKLFEAFLRITVTTAVGVGAIALGIGTASGYISPWTGRFYSLLDPTYAKDHIPIIASVSEHQPTAWSSFMFDFHILLFLFPAGLYFCFKRLSDATIFIVMYGLTSMYFAGVMVRLILVATPAVCLISAISVSATIKNLTLVARAKDKVAQTGSRGSSSSKGSSKASLDHSQPFQRNGAIALLFGAFYLLSKYATHCTWVTSEAYSSPSIVLAARGAHGNRVIFDDYREAYFWLRQNTPQDAKVMSWWDYGYQITAMGNRTVIVDNNTWNNTHIATVGRAMSSYEDEAYEIMRSLDVDYVLVVFGGVTGYSSDDINKFLWMVRIGGGVFPVIKEPDYLVNGEYRVDKGAAPKMLNCLMYKLSYYRFGELTTEYGKPPGFDRARGVEIGNKDIKLEHLEEAFTTSNWIVRIYKVKPPNNRW from the exons ATGGCGGGGAAAGCTGACCCCATGAACGGGGCTGTGAAATCGGGATCGAAGGAGAGTGCCCCGGCAGCCATGCCAGCGAGCCTGAAGAACCCCGATCTAATCTCATACTTCTCGCTCAAATCCCTAAAATTGAAGACCAAACAGCAAGAGCTCCTGCTCCGAGTGTCGATCCTCTGCCTCGTCTATGTGCTGGCCTTCGCCACCCGCCTCTTCAGTGTGCTCCGCTACGAGTCCATGATCCACGAGTTCGACCCCTACTTCAACTACCGTACCACCCTCTATTTAACCCGCAACGGCTTCTACGATTTCTGGAACTGGTTCGACTCCGAGAGCTGGTATCCGCTGGGCCGCATCGTCGGCGGGACGCTCTACCCGGGTCTCATGGTCACCGCTGCCATCATCTACTGGATCCTTCGCTTCCTCCGCTTTGCCGTCCATATCCGCGAGGTCTGCGTCTTGACGGCGCCGTTTTTCGCTTCCAACACGACCCTCGTCGCGTATTTCTTTGGCAAAGAGCTCTGGGATTCGGGGGCGGGGCTTGTGGCGGCGGCACTGATCGCCATTTGCCCGGGTTACATATCGAGATCGGTGGCCGGATCGTATGACAACGAGGGGGTGGCCATATTCGCGCTGTTGCTCACCTTTTACATGTTTGTGAAGGCCGTGAACACGGGGTCGTTGGCGTGGGCCTTGGCCTCGGCTTTCGGCTACTTCTATATGGTTTCGGCGTGGGGAGGATACGTTTTCATAATCAATTTGATCCCGCTTTACGTGCTGGTGCTTCTGATCACGGGCAGGTATTCGATGAGGCTCTATGTGGCCTACAATTGCATGTATATCTTGGGAATGCTGCTCGCTATGCAGATTCGTTTTGTGGGGTTTCAGCATGTTCAGTCCGGGGAGCATATGGGGGCCATGGGGGTGTTCTTCTTGATGCAG GTATTCTTCTTCTTAGATTGGGTTAAGCACTTGCTAAGTGACACGAAATTGTTTGAAGCCTTTTTGAGGATCACTGTGACGACTGCAGTTGGTGTTGGTGCTATTGCTCTTGGAATAGGCACGGCATCTGGGTACATCTCTCCATGGACTGGTCGCTTTTACTCTTTGCTTGATCCAACATATGCAAAAGATCACATTCCAATTATTGCTTCTGTCTCTGAGCATCAGCCCACGGCTTGGTCATCTTTCATGTTTGATTTCCATATCCTGCTTTTCCTTTTCCCCGCGGGTCTCTATTTTTGCTTCAAGCGGTTGTCAGATGCCACAATTTTTATTGTTATGTATGGTCTGACCAGCATGTATTTTGCGGGAGTCATGGTTCGGTTAATTCTTGTTGCTACACCTGCAGTATGCCTTATTAGTGCCATTAGTGTTTCTGCAACTATAAAGAATTTAACTCTGGTAGCAAGGGCAAAGGATAAGGTTGCCCAGACTGGTTCCAGGGGAAGCAGTAGTTCAAAGGGATCATCTAAG GCTTCACTTGATCATTCCCAGCCTTTCCAAAGAAATGGTGCTATTGCGTTACTTTTTGGTGCTTTTTACTTGCTCAGTAAGTATGCTACCCACTGTACCTGGGTCACATCAGAGGCATATTCATCTCCCTCAATTGTCTTGGCTGCAAGGGGTGCCCATGGCAACAGGGTCATCTTTGATGATTATCGTGAGGCGTACTTTTGGCTTCGGCAGAATACTCCTCAAGATGCTAAGGTGATGTCATGGTGGGATTATGGGTACCAGATCACCGCAATGGGAAACAGAACTGTTATTGTTGATAATAATACCTGGAATAATACACACATTGCTACTGTCGGTCGTGCAATGTCATCATATGAAGATGAGGCATATGAAATTATGAGGTCGCTCGACGTGGATTATGTATTAGTTGTCTTTGGAGGTGTTACGGGCTATTCTTCCGATGATATTAACAA ATTTTTGTGGATGGTGAGAATTGGAGGTGGAGTTTTTCCTGTAATAAAGGAACCCGATTACCTTGTTAATGGCGAGTACCGTGTTGACAAAGGGGCAGCTCCCAAGATGTTGAACTGTCTCAT GTACAAGCTATCATATTATCGATTTGGAGAGCTGACAACAGAATATGGCAAACCACCTGG GTTTGATCGAGCAAGGGGGGTTGAAATTGGAAACAAGGATATCAAACTTGAACATTTGGAAGAGGCTTTCACAACATCTAACTGGATTGTTCGTATTTACAAAGTCAAACCACCTAATAATAGGTGGTGA
- the LOC133866537 gene encoding uncharacterized protein LOC133866537 isoform X1 → MSPSNGRSGSGGGNGLNYIEHQVSKFDTLAGVAIKYGVEVADIKRINGLASDLQMFALKTLQIPLPGRHPPSPSLSDGSVSPGESSTQETPARLGLSSMLGSLQSLRVNPPQKKVSPAMNTLQKYYGLKSPNLKGAAEGTEMAVYKTGSSDYFDDRLLPKASPISDPSSNLHQNSRNSIDGFLPQNGAVAEYGLLAEPGDGEAEKSDEKSVRRRQKAEVDTGAGTPERLLKGENSGESSGFSVSTGKGLAMRPKSASRTTLLTDSESGWLSAIPLGFGDPIIADGLAAVRKSSSASSLKDQETNNSASAWPTSKWSLKPDLQALSTASITRPIFDGLPNPISGRRNKAALD, encoded by the exons ATGTCTCCGTCAAATGGACGGAGTGGTAGCGGAGGAGGAAATGGACTGAACTACATAGAGCACCAAGTGTCCAAGTTTGACACCCTCGCCGGTGTGGCCATCAAGTACGGCGTCGAG GTAGCCGATATTAAAAGGATAAATGGTTTGGCCTCAGATCTTCAAATGTTTGCTCTGAAGACTCTGCAAATACCATTACCGGGAAGGCATCCACCATCTCCCAGTTTGTCTGATGGGTCCGTTTCTCCAGG AGAAAGCAGCACTCAAGAAACACCGGCACGTCTAGGCCTATCTAGTATGTTGGGATCACTCCAGTCCCTAAGAGTGAACCCACCCCAAAAGAAGGTTTCTCCAGCCATGAACACTTTACAGAAGTACTATGGCCTGAAATCTCCTAATCTCAAGGGTGCAGCTGAAGGCACAGAGATGGCAGTTTATAAAACTGGAAGTTCAGATTACTTTGATGATAGACTGCTGCCCAAAGCCTCACCAATTTCTGATCCATCTTCAAATTTGCATCAGAACTCCAGAAATTCAATTGATGGTTTCTTGCCTCAGAATGGTGCAGTTGCTGAGTATGGGCTTCTTGCAGAACCTGGAGATGGGGAGGCTGAGAAATCTGATGAAAAGTCTGTCCGAAGGCGTCAGAAAGCTGAAGTTGATACTGGGGCTGGAACACCAGAAAGGTTGTTGAAAGGAGAAAACAGTGGTGAAAGTAGCGGTTTCTCAGTTTCAACAGGTAAAGGTTTAGCCATGAGGCCTAAATCAGCAAGCCGAACAACACTACTCACTGATTCAGAGTCAGGTTGGTTGAGTGCTATTCCATTGGGGTTCGGAGATCCCATAATAGCTGATGGGCTAGCTGCAGTTCGTAAATCATCAAGTGCATCAAGCCTAAAAGACCAGGAAACTAATAACTCAGCGTCTGCTTGGCCAACGTCAAAGTGGAGTTTGAAACCAGACTTGCAAGCTCTGTCAACTGCATCCATCACTCGACCAATCTTTGATGGCTTACCAAACCCAATAAGTGGCCGCAGGAACAAAGCTGCCCTTGATTAG
- the LOC133866537 gene encoding uncharacterized protein LOC133866537 isoform X2, whose protein sequence is MSPSNGRSGSGGGNGLNYIEHQVSKFDTLAGVAIKYGVEVADIKRINGLASDLQMFALKTLQIPLPGRHPPSPSLSDGESSTQETPARLGLSSMLGSLQSLRVNPPQKKVSPAMNTLQKYYGLKSPNLKGAAEGTEMAVYKTGSSDYFDDRLLPKASPISDPSSNLHQNSRNSIDGFLPQNGAVAEYGLLAEPGDGEAEKSDEKSVRRRQKAEVDTGAGTPERLLKGENSGESSGFSVSTGKGLAMRPKSASRTTLLTDSESGWLSAIPLGFGDPIIADGLAAVRKSSSASSLKDQETNNSASAWPTSKWSLKPDLQALSTASITRPIFDGLPNPISGRRNKAALD, encoded by the exons ATGTCTCCGTCAAATGGACGGAGTGGTAGCGGAGGAGGAAATGGACTGAACTACATAGAGCACCAAGTGTCCAAGTTTGACACCCTCGCCGGTGTGGCCATCAAGTACGGCGTCGAG GTAGCCGATATTAAAAGGATAAATGGTTTGGCCTCAGATCTTCAAATGTTTGCTCTGAAGACTCTGCAAATACCATTACCGGGAAGGCATCCACCATCTCCCAGTTTGTCTGATGG AGAAAGCAGCACTCAAGAAACACCGGCACGTCTAGGCCTATCTAGTATGTTGGGATCACTCCAGTCCCTAAGAGTGAACCCACCCCAAAAGAAGGTTTCTCCAGCCATGAACACTTTACAGAAGTACTATGGCCTGAAATCTCCTAATCTCAAGGGTGCAGCTGAAGGCACAGAGATGGCAGTTTATAAAACTGGAAGTTCAGATTACTTTGATGATAGACTGCTGCCCAAAGCCTCACCAATTTCTGATCCATCTTCAAATTTGCATCAGAACTCCAGAAATTCAATTGATGGTTTCTTGCCTCAGAATGGTGCAGTTGCTGAGTATGGGCTTCTTGCAGAACCTGGAGATGGGGAGGCTGAGAAATCTGATGAAAAGTCTGTCCGAAGGCGTCAGAAAGCTGAAGTTGATACTGGGGCTGGAACACCAGAAAGGTTGTTGAAAGGAGAAAACAGTGGTGAAAGTAGCGGTTTCTCAGTTTCAACAGGTAAAGGTTTAGCCATGAGGCCTAAATCAGCAAGCCGAACAACACTACTCACTGATTCAGAGTCAGGTTGGTTGAGTGCTATTCCATTGGGGTTCGGAGATCCCATAATAGCTGATGGGCTAGCTGCAGTTCGTAAATCATCAAGTGCATCAAGCCTAAAAGACCAGGAAACTAATAACTCAGCGTCTGCTTGGCCAACGTCAAAGTGGAGTTTGAAACCAGACTTGCAAGCTCTGTCAACTGCATCCATCACTCGACCAATCTTTGATGGCTTACCAAACCCAATAAGTGGCCGCAGGAACAAAGCTGCCCTTGATTAG